In the Peromyscus maniculatus bairdii isolate BWxNUB_F1_BW_parent chromosome 20, HU_Pman_BW_mat_3.1, whole genome shotgun sequence genome, one interval contains:
- the LOC107401610 gene encoding protein kinase C and casein kinase substrate in neurons protein 2-like, with amino-acid sequence MENMEQVFEQCQQFEEKRLRFFREVLLEVQKHLDLSNVASYKTIYRELEQSIKAADGFRRPCLTVAQIATDLQGWPNYVLAPPAFCTLMTTCQPLWV; translated from the exons ATGGAGAACATGGAGCAGGTGTTCGAGCAGTGCCAGCAGTTTGAAGAGAAGCGCCTGCGCTTCTTCCGGGAGGTTCTGCTGGAGGTCCAGAAGCACTTGGACCTGTCCAATGTGGCTAG CTACAAAACCATTTACCGAGAGCTGGAACAGAGCATCAAAGCAGCTGATGGCTTCCGGAGGCCCTGCCTGACTGTAGCCCAGATAGCAACAGACCTGCAAGGCTGGCCCAATTATGTCCTGGCTCCACCTGCCTTCTGCACATTGATGACCACCTGTCAGCCACTCTGGGTGTGA